The Coffea arabica cultivar ET-39 chromosome 3c, Coffea Arabica ET-39 HiFi, whole genome shotgun sequence genome contains a region encoding:
- the LOC140037869 gene encoding putative F-box protein PP2-B6, which produces MGEDSDGMQSRTRFFDMNNDCISLIFSLISPQDLCSASRISKHFKLASESDTTEERALPSALSLFKPDRQGSPDQQGFMRGKRKETIPTCSCGSKTNLKISWTDRNPTRRYVECANGEVDGCGYWNWYDGEMCERSKQVIPRPLRRINRLETKNETLQQQVLKLQKKAEKMEIQVKNLKEKLERKNGKKWSLLFLL; this is translated from the exons atgGGTGAGGACAGTGATGGGATGCAATCCCGTACCCGATTCTTCGATATGAAcaatgattgcatatcattgatCTTCTCTTTGATATCTCCTCAAGATTTATGTAGCGCATCACGCATTTCTAAGCACTTCAAGCTTGCTTCTGAGTCTGATACT ACAGAAGAAAGAGCTCTACCATCTGCTTTGTCACTCTTCAAACCCGATCGACAAGGGAGTCCTGATCAACAAGG CTTCATGAGAGGAAAACGCAAGGAAACAATTCCAACCTGCTCTTGTGGCAGTAAAAccaatttgaaaatttcatggaCTGATAGGAACCCAACAAGGAGATATGTTGAATGTGCTAATGGCGAG gtTGATGGCTGTGGTTATTGGAATTGGTATGATGGTGAAATGTGTGAGCGTTCCAAACAAGTCATACCCCGTCCTTTAAGAAGAATAAATAGGCTGGAAACTAAGAATGAAACTTTGCAGCAGCAAGTTCTCAAGTTGCAAAAGAAAGCTGAGAAAATGGAGATTCAAGTAAAAAATCTGAAGGAGAAGCTTGAAAGAAAGAATGGGAAAAAATGGTCGTTGTTGTTTTTGTTATAA